A window of Campylobacter lari subsp. lari contains these coding sequences:
- the rpmG gene encoding 50S ribosomal protein L33, giving the protein MRIKVGLKCEECGDINYSTFKNSKNTTEKLELKKYCPRLKKHTIHKEVKLKS; this is encoded by the coding sequence ATGAGAATTAAAGTTGGTTTAAAATGTGAAGAGTGCGGTGATATTAATTACAGTACTTTTAAAAATAGTAAAAATACAACTGAAAAGTTAGAATTAAAAAAATATTGCCCAAGATTAAAAAAGCATACAATTCATAAAGAAGTTAAATTAAAAAGTTAA
- the secE gene encoding preprotein translocase subunit SecE, giving the protein MEKLITYFKLSKAELGKVIWPLKEQVRNAYITVFVVVTVVSLFLALVDLIMSFSLSKIIG; this is encoded by the coding sequence ATGGAAAAACTAATAACTTATTTTAAATTGTCAAAAGCTGAATTAGGAAAAGTAATTTGGCCTTTGAAAGAGCAAGTTAGAAATGCTTATATTACAGTTTTTGTAGTTGTTACTGTTGTTTCATTATTTTTAGCATTAGTTGATTTGATTATGTCATTTTCATTGTCTAAGATTATAGGATAG
- the nusG gene encoding transcription termination/antitermination protein NusG, producing the protein MNHKWYAIQTYAGSEMAVKRAIENLVRDHGIQEQLLEVIVPTEDVIEFKNGKEKISERSLYSGYVFANIDLSTELWHKIQSLPKVGRFIGESKKPTPLSEKDINLILEKVKNKAAPKPKISFDKEESVRITEGPFANFVGIVEEYDMVRGVLKLNVSIFGRSTPVEILYSQVEKIV; encoded by the coding sequence ATGAATCATAAATGGTATGCAATTCAAACTTATGCAGGTAGTGAGATGGCTGTAAAAAGAGCCATAGAAAATTTAGTTAGAGATCATGGAATTCAAGAGCAATTATTAGAAGTAATTGTTCCAACTGAAGATGTGATTGAATTTAAAAATGGTAAAGAAAAAATAAGTGAAAGAAGTTTGTATTCAGGCTATGTATTTGCTAATATAGACTTATCAACAGAACTTTGGCATAAAATTCAGTCTTTACCAAAGGTTGGTCGTTTTATAGGTGAAAGTAAAAAGCCAACCCCATTAAGTGAAAAAGATATCAATCTTATTTTAGAAAAGGTGAAAAACAAAGCAGCACCTAAGCCTAAAATTTCATTTGATAAAGAAGAAAGTGTAAGAATAACTGAAGGTCCTTTTGCAAACTTTGTTGGTATTGTAGAAGAATATGATATGGTTAGAGGAGTTTTAAAGCTAAATGTTTCTATATTTGGTAGATCAACTCCAGTAGAAATCTTATACTCTCAAGTTGAAAAAATAGTTTGA
- the rplK gene encoding 50S ribosomal protein L11 gives MAKKVVGEIKLQIAATKANPSPPVGPALGQQGVNIMEFCKAFNERTKDMAGFNIPVVITVYADKSFTFITKQPPATDLIKKAAGISKGADNPLKNKVGKLTKAQVLEIVDKKIADMNTKDREQAAKIIMGSARSMGVEIVD, from the coding sequence ATGGCTAAAAAAGTCGTAGGAGAAATAAAATTACAAATAGCTGCTACTAAGGCTAACCCATCACCACCAGTTGGTCCTGCTTTGGGTCAACAAGGTGTTAATATTATGGAATTTTGTAAAGCATTTAATGAGAGAACAAAAGATATGGCTGGTTTCAATATCCCAGTTGTTATCACTGTGTATGCTGATAAAAGCTTTACATTCATAACAAAACAACCACCAGCTACAGATTTAATTAAAAAAGCTGCAGGAATTTCTAAAGGTGCAGATAACCCTTTAAAAAACAAAGTGGGCAAACTAACTAAAGCACAAGTTTTAGAAATTGTTGATAAAAAAATCGCTGATATGAATACAAAAGATAGAGAGCAGGCTGCTAAAATTATCATGGGTTCTGCTCGTTCTATGGGTGTTGAAATCGTAGATTAA
- the rplA gene encoding 50S ribosomal protein L1 yields MSKNTKRFTELLKKIDSNKNYLMDEAISTVKTLASAKFDETVEIALKLNVDPRHADQMVRGSVVLPCGTGKKVRVAVIAKDAKADEAKNAGADIVGSDDLVEEIQKGNMNFDVLIATPNLMGLVGKVGRILGPKGLMPNPKTGTVTMDVAQAVNNAKNGQVNFRVDKQGNIHAGLGKVSFTQEQLKENMSAFVKAINKHKPAAAKGRYIKNASLSLTMSPSLSLDTQELLDTK; encoded by the coding sequence ATGTCTAAAAATACTAAAAGATTTACAGAATTATTAAAAAAAATAGATTCAAATAAAAACTATTTAATGGATGAGGCAATAAGCACAGTAAAAACTCTTGCTTCTGCTAAATTTGATGAAACAGTTGAAATTGCTTTAAAACTAAATGTTGATCCAAGACATGCAGATCAAATGGTAAGAGGTAGTGTTGTTTTACCTTGCGGTACAGGTAAAAAAGTTCGTGTTGCTGTTATTGCAAAAGATGCAAAAGCTGATGAAGCGAAAAATGCAGGTGCTGATATAGTTGGTAGTGATGATTTAGTAGAAGAAATTCAAAAAGGTAATATGAATTTTGATGTTTTGATTGCTACACCAAATTTAATGGGCCTAGTAGGTAAAGTAGGTCGTATATTAGGACCTAAAGGTTTGATGCCAAATCCTAAAACAGGTACAGTAACAATGGATGTTGCTCAAGCTGTTAATAATGCTAAAAATGGACAAGTTAATTTCCGTGTTGATAAACAAGGAAATATCCATGCAGGTTTAGGTAAAGTTAGTTTTACTCAAGAACAATTAAAAGAAAATATGAGTGCATTTGTAAAAGCCATTAATAAACATAAACCAGCTGCTGCAAAAGGAAGATATATTAAAAATGCTAGTCTTTCTTTGACTATGAGTCCTTCTCTTTCTCTTGATACTCAAGAATTACTTGATACAAAATAA
- the rplJ gene encoding 50S ribosomal protein L10, producing the protein MTKSQKIELVSKLEDGFKASEAVVVCNYKGLNTKKLEELRNNAREMDVKVQIIKNTLASIALKNAGKDGMELKDTNIYLWGEDQLNVSKVADKFSEANQTFEIKTAFIDGEVASVDKVKALAKMPSRNELLAMLLQVWNAPITNFTIGLNALKEKKEAE; encoded by the coding sequence ATGACTAAAAGCCAAAAAATTGAACTTGTTTCTAAGCTTGAAGATGGTTTTAAGGCTAGTGAAGCTGTTGTAGTTTGTAACTACAAAGGTCTAAATACTAAAAAACTTGAAGAGCTGAGAAATAATGCGAGAGAAATGGATGTTAAAGTTCAAATTATTAAAAATACTTTAGCAAGTATTGCTCTTAAAAATGCCGGCAAAGATGGAATGGAACTTAAAGATACAAATATTTATCTTTGGGGTGAAGACCAATTAAATGTTTCAAAAGTTGCTGATAAATTTAGCGAAGCTAATCAAACATTTGAAATCAAAACCGCATTTATTGATGGTGAAGTTGCTTCAGTAGATAAAGTTAAAGCTTTAGCTAAAATGCCTTCTCGCAATGAGTTGCTTGCTATGCTTTTGCAAGTTTGGAATGCACCAATTACCAATTTTACAATTGGATTGAATGCATTAAAAGAAAAAAAAGAAGCTGAATAA
- the rplL gene encoding 50S ribosomal protein L7/L12, translated as MAITKEDVLEFISNLSVLELSELVKEFEEKFGVSAAPVMVAGAAVAGAAGGAAEEKTEFDIVLQDGGDKKINVIKVVRALTGLGLKEAKDAVEQTPSVLKEGVSKAEAEEAKKQLEEAGAKVELK; from the coding sequence ATGGCAATTACTAAAGAAGATGTATTAGAATTTATTTCTAACCTAAGTGTTCTTGAACTTTCAGAATTAGTAAAAGAATTTGAAGAAAAATTTGGTGTTTCTGCTGCTCCAGTTATGGTTGCAGGTGCTGCTGTTGCAGGTGCTGCTGGTGGTGCTGCTGAAGAAAAAACTGAATTTGACATCGTATTACAAGATGGTGGTGATAAGAAAATCAATGTAATTAAAGTTGTTCGTGCTTTAACTGGTCTTGGTTTAAAAGAAGCAAAAGACGCAGTTGAGCAAACTCCATCAGTTCTCAAAGAAGGTGTTAGTAAAGCTGAAGCTGAAGAAGCTAAAAAACAACTTGAAGAAGCTGGCGCTAAGGTTGAGCTTAAATAA
- the rpoB gene encoding DNA-directed RNA polymerase subunit beta, whose translation MLNSQSGNRLRIDFSNVPQQIDIPNLLQLQKKSFDYFLNIDAKNSESGIEKVFKSIFPIHDPQNRLSLEYVSSEVGKPKYTIRECMERGLTYSVNLKMKIRLTLHEKDEKTGEKIGIKDIKEQEIYIREIPLMTDRISFIINGVERVVVNQLHRSPGVIFKEEESSTVANKLVYTAQIIPDRGSWLYFEYDAKDVLYVRINKRRKVPITILFRALGYKKQDIIKLFYPIQTIHVKKDKFLTEFNPNDFLDRVEYDLKDEKGNIIHQAGKRMTKKKAEQLVKDGIKWVEYPVEILTNRYLANPIINKETGEVLFDSLTLLDESKLAKIKEQKTFDIANDLANGVDAAIINSFIQDNETLKLLKQTENIDDENDLAAIRIYKVMRPGEPVVKDAAKAFVNDLFFNPERYDLTKVGRMKMNHKLGLDTPEYVTVLTNEDIVKTAKYLIKVKNGRGHIDDRDHLGNRRIRSIGELLANELHVGLAKMQKAIRDKFTALNTDIDKVMPYDLINPKTITVTIMEFFTGGQLSQFMDQTNPLSEVTHKRRLSALGEGGLVKERAGFEVRDVHATHYGRICPVETPEGQNIGLINTLSTYAKVNDLGFVEAPYKKVENGKVSNEIVYLTATQEEGLVIAAASTKIDEKGSIVEEFVEARQDGETILARREEVHLIDLCSGMIVGVAASLIPFLEHDDANRALMGSNMQRQAVPLLTAQAPIVGTGMEKIIARDAWEAIKAKRAGIVEKVDNKNIFILGEDENGPFIDHYKMEKNLRTNQNTTFTQHPIVKKGEFVQVGQIIADGPSMDQGELAIGKNALIAFMPWHGYNYEDAIVISEKILREDTFTSVHIYEKEVEARELKDGVEEITKDIPNVKEDDLAHLDESGIAKIGTHIKPGMILVGKVSPKGEVKPTPEERLLRAIFGEKAGHVVNKSLYATASMEGVVVDVKIFTKKGYEKDARAIKAYDEEKLNLEKEHHDRLLMMDREETLRVCSLLSKTALNSDEEINGQKYKKGAKVDIKELEKINRFALNSLVKAYSKDVQKEYEDLKNHFQNEKKKLKSEHDEKLEILEKDDILPSGVVKLVKVYIATKRKLKVGDKMAGRHGNKGIVSNIVPEVDMPYLPDGRPIDIALNPLGVPSRMNIGQILESHLGIVGMRLGDQIQEIFDKKQKDFIKQLRTKILEICSVSRLTLEKKFVESLNDEQLISYARDWARGVKFATPVFEGVTVEEFSKLFEMAKIAMDGKSELYDGRTGEKMAERVHVGCMYMLKLHHLVDEKVHARSTGPYSLVTQQPVGGKALFGGQRFGEMEVWALEAYGAAHTLREMLTIKSDDVEGRFSAYKALTKGENVPATGIPETFFVLTNELKSLALDVEIFDKDENNE comes from the coding sequence ATGTTAAATTCACAATCAGGAAATCGTTTAAGAATAGACTTCTCGAATGTTCCACAACAAATAGACATTCCAAATTTATTACAATTACAAAAGAAAAGTTTTGATTATTTTTTAAACATAGATGCGAAAAATTCAGAAAGTGGAATTGAAAAAGTATTTAAATCTATTTTTCCAATTCATGATCCGCAAAATAGATTAAGTTTAGAATATGTAAGTAGTGAAGTGGGCAAACCTAAGTACACTATTAGAGAGTGTATGGAAAGAGGTTTGACTTATTCTGTAAATTTAAAAATGAAAATTCGCCTTACTTTACATGAAAAAGATGAAAAAACGGGTGAAAAAATTGGTATAAAAGATATTAAAGAACAAGAAATTTATATTAGAGAAATTCCATTAATGACAGATAGAATTTCTTTTATAATAAACGGCGTTGAAAGAGTGGTTGTTAATCAACTTCACAGAAGCCCAGGCGTTATTTTTAAAGAAGAAGAAAGTTCAACTGTTGCAAATAAATTAGTATATACAGCTCAAATTATACCAGATCGTGGTTCTTGGCTTTATTTTGAATATGATGCTAAAGATGTGCTTTATGTGCGTATTAATAAAAGAAGAAAAGTGCCTATTACAATTTTATTTAGAGCACTCGGTTATAAAAAACAAGACATTATAAAATTATTTTACCCTATACAAACTATTCATGTTAAAAAAGATAAATTTTTAACAGAGTTTAATCCAAATGACTTTTTAGATAGAGTCGAGTATGACTTAAAAGATGAAAAAGGTAATATAATTCATCAAGCTGGTAAAAGAATGACAAAGAAAAAGGCTGAACAGCTTGTAAAAGATGGGATTAAATGGGTTGAATATCCAGTTGAAATTTTAACAAACAGATATTTAGCTAATCCTATTATTAATAAAGAAACTGGTGAGGTTTTATTTGATTCTTTAACGCTATTAGATGAAAGCAAACTAGCTAAAATTAAAGAACAAAAAACATTTGATATAGCAAATGATTTGGCTAATGGAGTAGATGCTGCAATTATAAATTCATTCATTCAAGATAATGAAACTTTAAAATTATTAAAACAAACTGAGAATATAGATGATGAGAATGATTTAGCAGCTATTAGAATTTATAAAGTAATGAGACCAGGGGAACCTGTAGTGAAAGATGCGGCTAAGGCTTTTGTAAATGATTTATTTTTTAATCCTGAAAGATATGATTTAACAAAAGTTGGCCGCATGAAAATGAATCATAAATTAGGCTTAGATACACCTGAATATGTTACGGTTTTAACCAATGAAGATATAGTAAAAACTGCAAAATATTTAATTAAGGTAAAAAATGGTAGAGGTCATATTGATGATAGAGACCATTTGGGTAATCGTCGTATTAGATCAATCGGAGAGCTTTTAGCTAATGAATTGCATGTTGGCTTAGCAAAAATGCAAAAGGCTATTAGAGATAAATTTACGGCTTTAAATACAGATATTGATAAAGTAATGCCTTATGATTTGATTAATCCTAAGACAATTACTGTAACAATTATGGAATTTTTTACCGGCGGGCAATTATCTCAATTTATGGACCAAACAAACCCATTAAGTGAAGTGACTCATAAGCGTCGTTTATCAGCACTTGGTGAAGGTGGTTTGGTTAAGGAAAGAGCTGGGTTTGAAGTGCGTGATGTTCATGCAACTCATTATGGAAGAATTTGTCCTGTTGAAACTCCAGAAGGTCAAAACATCGGGTTAATTAATACGCTTTCAACTTATGCTAAAGTAAATGATCTGGGTTTTGTTGAAGCACCTTATAAGAAAGTAGAAAATGGAAAAGTAAGTAACGAAATTGTTTACTTGACTGCTACTCAAGAAGAGGGTCTGGTGATTGCTGCAGCTTCAACTAAAATCGATGAAAAAGGTAGTATTGTTGAGGAATTTGTTGAAGCAAGACAGGATGGTGAGACTATACTAGCAAGAAGAGAAGAAGTGCATTTGATTGACCTTTGTTCGGGTATGATTGTAGGGGTTGCAGCGTCGTTAATCCCATTTTTAGAACATGATGATGCAAATAGGGCTTTAATGGGTTCAAACATGCAGCGTCAAGCAGTGCCTTTACTAACCGCACAGGCTCCTATAGTGGGTACTGGTATGGAAAAAATTATCGCTCGTGATGCTTGGGAAGCTATTAAAGCTAAAAGGGCAGGGATTGTAGAAAAAGTTGATAATAAAAATATTTTTATTTTGGGTGAAGATGAAAACGGACCATTTATAGATCATTATAAAATGGAAAAAAATCTAAGAACAAATCAAAATACAACTTTTACGCAGCATCCAATTGTTAAAAAAGGAGAATTTGTTCAAGTAGGTCAAATCATTGCTGATGGTCCAAGTATGGATCAAGGTGAACTTGCTATTGGCAAGAATGCCTTAATTGCATTTATGCCATGGCATGGGTATAACTATGAGGATGCGATTGTTATTAGTGAAAAAATATTGCGCGAAGATACCTTTACTAGTGTACATATCTATGAAAAAGAAGTTGAAGCTAGAGAATTAAAAGATGGTGTAGAAGAAATTACTAAAGATATACCAAATGTTAAAGAAGATGACTTAGCACATCTTGATGAAAGTGGTATTGCAAAAATTGGTACTCATATTAAACCTGGTATGATTTTAGTTGGTAAAGTTTCTCCAAAAGGTGAAGTAAAACCAACCCCTGAAGAAAGATTATTAAGAGCTATTTTTGGTGAAAAAGCAGGACATGTTGTAAATAAATCTTTATATGCAACTGCTTCTATGGAAGGTGTTGTTGTTGATGTAAAAATCTTTACTAAAAAAGGCTATGAAAAAGATGCTAGAGCTATTAAAGCTTATGATGAGGAAAAATTAAATTTAGAAAAAGAACATCACGATAGACTTTTAATGATGGATAGAGAAGAAACTTTAAGAGTTTGTTCATTGCTTTCTAAAACTGCTTTAAATTCAGATGAGGAAATAAATGGTCAAAAATATAAAAAAGGCGCAAAAGTTGATATCAAAGAACTTGAAAAAATTAATCGTTTTGCGTTAAATTCTTTAGTTAAAGCGTATTCTAAAGATGTTCAAAAAGAATATGAAGATTTAAAAAATCATTTCCAAAATGAGAAGAAAAAGCTCAAAAGTGAGCATGATGAAAAACTTGAAATTTTAGAAAAAGATGATATTTTACCAAGTGGAGTAGTTAAACTTGTAAAAGTTTATATAGCAACCAAAAGAAAACTCAAAGTTGGTGATAAAATGGCTGGACGCCATGGAAACAAAGGTATAGTTTCAAATATCGTTCCTGAAGTTGATATGCCATATTTACCTGATGGAAGACCTATTGATATAGCTTTAAACCCTTTAGGTGTTCCAAGTCGTATGAATATAGGCCAAATTCTTGAAAGTCACTTGGGTATAGTTGGTATGAGACTTGGTGATCAAATTCAAGAAATTTTCGATAAAAAACAAAAAGATTTTATTAAGCAATTGCGAACAAAAATTCTTGAAATTTGTAGTGTATCAAGACTAACTTTAGAAAAGAAATTTGTTGAAAGTTTAAACGATGAGCAGCTTATTTCTTATGCAAGAGATTGGGCTAGAGGCGTTAAATTTGCAACTCCTGTATTTGAAGGTGTAACTGTAGAAGAATTTAGCAAGCTTTTTGAGATGGCAAAAATAGCTATGGATGGAAAAAGTGAGCTTTATGATGGAAGAACCGGTGAGAAAATGGCAGAACGCGTACATGTTGGATGTATGTATATGCTAAAACTGCATCACTTAGTTGATGAAAAAGTGCATGCAAGAAGCACAGGACCTTATAGCTTAGTAACACAACAACCAGTTGGTGGTAAAGCATTATTTGGTGGTCAAAGATTTGGTGAGATGGAAGTTTGGGCTTTAGAAGCTTATGGTGCAGCGCATACTTTAAGAGAGATGCTTACTATAAAATCTGATGATGTTGAGGGAAGATTTAGTGCTTATAAAGCTTTAACAAAAGGTGAGAATGTTCCAGCTACTGGTATTCCAGAAACATTCTTTGTACTTACAAACGAATTAAAATCTCTTGCTTTAGATGTTGAGATTTTTGATAAGGATGAAAATAATGAGTAA